A part of Corvus hawaiiensis isolate bCorHaw1 chromosome 25, bCorHaw1.pri.cur, whole genome shotgun sequence genomic DNA contains:
- the ROBO3 gene encoding roundabout homolog 3 isoform X1: MLRYLLKTLLQMNLFADSLGADGSNSSSLLLGINRSIAALHLPDLAPGNGSHPQLEDTAPRIVEHPTDVLVSKGEPATLSCKAEGRPAPVVEWYKDGERVETDREDPRSHRTLLPGGSLFFLRILHGRRGKPDEGVYFCVARNYLGEATSRNASLEVAVLRDDFRQPPGDVVVAAGEPAVLECVPPRGHPEPSISWKKNGVRVSDKDEHLTIRGGKLMVASTHKSDAGVYVCVATNVVGERDSEPAELVVFERPAFGKRPHNQVVLVEGTAEFACEAVGDPQPAVRWRKEEGEMPLGRWEVLPDNTLRISRLQVEDEGTYTCLADNSVGRSEASGTLTVHVPPQLVTGPHDQAVTPGQSVTFQCQSKGNPPPAVFWQKEGSQTLLFPGQPPIPSSRVWVSPSGALTIVNVQPSDAGHYLCQAISVAGSVLARAGLEVTGAPTGLQPPVISLLPANRTVLPVGATVRLPCGVGAQDPPGSVGWLKDGSALVGVQPRASLLENGTLQITGLRVRDSGLYECVATSPAGETRWGSSLEVQGDESDLSLPSPALGLLPGPPSAPVVTNVTKSSVTLSWKGNEDSGATDVTSYIVEAFSQAAGGPWQTVAADVESETHTVSGLVPDSVYLFLVRAVNAYGLSDPSGVSEPVRTQADTNPTQQGLDPEQVQQELAQVAVHLQEPVVLPLGTVHLSWTVERQAPFLQGYRVLYRRRGGHWEEARTVWAPGERGALLTELRRGQDYEVKVRPYFHHLHGPDSAVRALRTPEAAPSAPPRAVSVAGNGTSVRISWQPPPPAEQNGVIRDYRIWCLGNESRFHINQSVEGTVLATELRGLVPGVPYRAEVAAATSAGVGARSAPVPIHIGETLIVTTCTHGWGMMGSPAAVLGMAPWHPAGVSLFPVSLAAPLVEQDAGPAGGSSLAEHLAEVARQPAFIAGVGGACWVVLAAFAAWLYSRRRRKKELSHFTASFAYTPTGKPIGAAGSQYGLSLPSPPSLSTVAFPAPVRSSPRAAAGGGYPWLVDAWRGGGTTSAAGCLGTTERYYNDAGITRYIAQTEQFGAGAAEGPVYSTIEVDSEELCTFPRPFSQYGTSYPGGGSQPMDAAAPQVPRGRAEHGAKAKLGQAVKPPVVSWTELLPPPPSASELSQCTQEEEKEEEEEDEEAAGGLGMEVWYPGEDIPCATAASSPTISSGCRSTATLTPSPRTTEDIPRLRDFDNSLLPRRTPHGASTPSQAPSPSVTPDASEGHPPRARCPPGTGKTRGVISKSRLKPKCSRYRREKQMGDLPPPPLPPPGETPGPSPELEPSGAERRVTHRPPRGDEVIPYSKTSCLPRGQVSGSCSTTGSISSRGSSSSRGHGSGRSRTPGDRGEGTGHCRRPGAPFPCPPQEKR, encoded by the exons ATGCTGCGGTACCTGCTGAAGACGCTGCTGCAGATGAACCTGTTCGCCGACTCGCTGGGAGCCGACGGCTCCAACTCCTCCTCGCTCCTGCTCGGCATCAACCGCTCCATCGCCGCGCTCCACCTGCCCGATCTGGCCCCCGGTAACG GATCCCACCCTCAGCTGGAGGACACGGCTCCCCGCATCGTGGAGCACCCCACGGATGTCCTGGTGTCCAAGGGGGAACCGGCCACGCtgagctgcaaggccgaggggCGCCCGGCGCCGGTGGTGGAGTGGTACAAGGACGGGGAGCGGGTGGAGACGGACCGGGAGGATCCCCGCTCCCACCGCACCCTCCTCCCGGGGGGATCCCTCTTCTTCCTCCGAATCCTGCACGGGAGGCGGGGAAAGCCCGACGAGGGGGTTTATTTCTGCGTGGCCAGGAATTACCTGGGGGAGGCCACCAGCCGGAATGCTTCTCTGGAGGTGGCCG TGCTGCGGGACGATTTCCGACAGCCCCCCGGGGACGTGGTGGTGGCGGCGGGAGAACCGGccgtgctggagtgtgtcccgCCCCGCGGCCATCCCGAGCCCAGCATCTCTTGGAAGAAGAACGGGGTCCGGGTCAGCGACAAGGACGAGCACCTGACG ATCCGCGGTGGGAAGCTGATGGTGGCCAGTACTCACAAGAGCGATGCTGGCGTCTATGTCTGTGTGGCCACCAACGTGGTAGGGGAGAGGGACAGCGAGCCGGCCGAGCTGGTCGTCTTTG AGCGCCCAGCATTTGGCAAGAGGCCCCACAAccaggtggtgctggtggagggGACGGCGGAGTTCGCCTGCGAGGCGGTGGGGGATCCGCAGCCGGCGGTGCGCTGGCGCAAGGAGGAGGGTGAAATGCCGCTGGGAAG GTGGGAGGTGCTGCCAGACAACACCCTGCGGATCAGCCGGCTGCAGGTGGAGGATGAGGGCACCTACACCTGCCTGGCTGATAACAGTGTGGGCAGGTCGGAGGCGTCGGGCACCCTCACTGTGCACG TGCCCCCCCAGCTTGTCACCGGGCCCCACGACCAGGCTGTCACCCCCGGCCAGAGCGTGACTTTCCAGTGCCAGAGCAAGGGCAACCCACCGCCCGCTGTCTTTTGGCAGAAGGAGGGGAGCCAG ACCCTGCTGTTCCCGGGCCAGCCCCCGATCCCTTCCAGCCGTGTTTGGGTCAGTCCCAGTGGTGCTTTGACCATCGTCAACGTCCAGCCCAGTGATGCCGGCCACTACCTGTGCCAGGCTATCAGCGTGGCCGGCAGCGTCCTGGCCAGGGCAGGCCTGGAGGTGACGGGGG CACCCACTGGACTCCAGCCACCAGTGATCAGCCTGCTTCCCGCTAACCGGACAGTGCTGCCAGTGGGGGCCACAGTGCGGCTGCCTTGCGGCGTGGGGGCCCAAGACCCCCCAGGCAGCGTGGGGTGGCTGAAGGATGGCAGTGCCCTGGTAGGTGTCCAGCCCCGTGCCAGCCTGCTGGAGAACGGCACCCTGCAGATCACCGGCCTCCGG GTGAGAGACTCCGGGCTCTATGAGTGTGTGGCCACCAGCCCGGCGGGCGAGACACGCTGGGGCAGCTCCTTGGAGGTACAAG GTGATGAATCCGAcctctccctgccttcccctgcaCTCGGTCTCCTCCCTGGGCCACCCTCCGCCCCTGTGGTCACCAACGTTACCAAAAGCAGTGTCAccctgagctggaaagggaacGAAGACAGCGGTGCCACTGATGTCACCTCTTACATAGTGGAGGCTTTCAG ccaggcagcGGGTGGCCCATGGCAGACAGTGGCAGCCGATGTGGAGAGTGAGACCCACACAGTGAGCGGCCTCGTCCCCGACTCTGTCTACCTGTTTTTGGTGCGGGCAGTCAATGCCTACGGGCTCAGTGACCCCAGCGGCGTCTCGGAGCCTGTGCGCACCCAAG CAGACACCAACCCCACGCAGCAAGGGCTGGACCCTGAGCAGGTGCAGCAGGAGTTGGCGCAAGTGGCTGTGCACCTGCAGGAACCTGTGGTGCTGCCACTGGGCACTGTCCACCTCTCCTGGACC GTGGAGCGCCAAGCACCCTTCCTTCAGGGCTACCGGGTGCTGTACCGGCGGCGTGGTGGGCACTGGGAGGAGGCGCGGACCGTGTGGGCCCCAGGGGAGCGGGGAGCCCTGCTCACCGAGCTGCGCCGGGGCCAGGACTACGAGGTCAAGGTCCGACCCTATTTTCATCACCTCCATGGTCCCGACAGCGCTGTGCGTGCTCTGCGCACCCCTGAAGCAG CCCCCAGCGCCCCACCGCGAGCTGTCAGCGTGGCTGGGAATGGTACCAGTGTCCGCATCTCGTGGCAGCCACCACCGCCGGCAGAGCAGAATGGTGTCATCCGTGATTACCGG aTTTGGTGCTTGGGCAATGAGAGCCGCTTCCACATCAACCAGAGCGTGGAGGGCACGGTGCTGGCGACAGAGTTGCGGGGACTTGTCCCCGGGGTCCCTTACCGTGCTGAAGTTGCCGCTGCCACCAGTGCAGGTGTGGGTGCCCGCAGCGCCCCTGTTCCCATCCACATTGGTGAGACCCTCATTGTCACAACTTGCACCCATGGGTGGGGCATGATGGGGTCACCcgctgcagtgctggggatggcTCCTTGGCACCCCGCCGGTGTGTCCCTCTTTCCCGTGTCACTTGCAGCCCCCCTGGTGGAGCAAGATGCGGGGCCAGCAGGTGggagcagcttggctgagcaTTTAGCAGAGGTAGCCAGGCAGCCAGCCTTCATTGCTGGTGTTGGTGGTGCTTGCTGGGTCGTTCTCGCTGCCTTTGCTGCTTGGCTCTACAGCCGCCGCCGGAGGAAGAAGGAGCTCAGCCACTTCACTG CATCCTTTGCCTACACACCCACCGGTAAGCCCATAGGTGCTGCGGGGTCCCAGTATGGCCTCTCGCTGCCCTCACCCCCATCTCTCTCCACAGTCGCCTTCCCGGCTCCAGTGCGCAGCAGCCCCAG GGCAGCTGCCGGCGGTGGTTACCCGTGGCTGGTGGATGCGTGGCGTGGTGGCGGCACAACCAGTGCTGCCGGTTGCTTGGGGACCACTGAGAGATACTACAATG ATGCCGGCATCACTCGTTACATCGCCCAGACGGAGCAGtttggagcaggggctgctgagggGCCGGTTTACAGCACCATCGAGGTTGACAGTGAGGAGCTCTGCACCTTCCCCCGTCCCTTCTCACAGTATGGGACCTCCTATCCTGGGGGTGGTTCTCAGCCCATGGATGCTGCAGCCCCCCAGGTGCCCCGTGGCCGGGCTGAGCACG GGGCCAAAGCCAAGCTGGGGCAAGCAGTGAAACCGCCGGTGGTGAGCtggacagagctgctgcccccACCACCCTCAGCCAGTGAGCTCAGCCAGTGCacccaggaggaggagaaggaggaggaagaggaggatgaagaggcAGCCGGAGG GCTGGGGATGGAGGTGTGGTACCCTGGTGAGGACATcccctgtgccactgctgcATCCTCACCCACCATCTCCTCTGGCTGCCGTTCCACCGCCACGCTGACACCGTCACCTCGCACCACGGAGGACATCCCTCGCCTCCGCGACTTCGATAACTCCCTCCTGCCCCG GAGAACCCCCCATGGCGCCAGCACCCCCTCACAGGCACCCAGTCCCTCGGTGACTCCGGATGCCAGTGAGGGCCATCCACCCCGAGCCCGCTGCCCTCCTGGCACAG GGAAAACCCGCGGGGTGATCTCCAAAAGTCGCCTGAAGCCCAAATGCAGCCGCTACCGCCGGGAAAAGCAGATGGGAG acctgccgccgccgccgctgccgccgccagGCGAGACCCCCGGCCCCTCTCCGGAGCTGGAGCCAAGCGGGGCTGAGCGCAGGGTCACCCATCGCCCGCCCCGCGGCG ATGAGGTCATCCCCTACAGCAAAACCTCCTGCCTGCCCCGCGGGCAGGTGTCTGGCAGCTGCTCCACCACGGGCAGCATCTCGTCCCgcggctccagcagctcccgcGGCCACGGCTCGGGGCGCAGCCGGACGCCGGGGGACCGCGGCGAAGGGACCGGCCACTGCCGCCGCCCAGGGGCCCCGTTTCCCTGCCCGCCGCAGGAGAAGCGATAA
- the ROBO3 gene encoding roundabout homolog 3 isoform X2 has protein sequence MLRYLLKTLLQMNLFADSLGADGSNSSSLLLGINRSIAALHLPDLAPGNGSHPQLEDTAPRIVEHPTDVLVSKGEPATLSCKAEGRPAPVVEWYKDGERVETDREDPRSHRTLLPGGSLFFLRILHGRRGKPDEGVYFCVARNYLGEATSRNASLEVAVLRDDFRQPPGDVVVAAGEPAVLECVPPRGHPEPSISWKKNGVRVSDKDEHLTIRGGKLMVASTHKSDAGVYVCVATNVVGERDSEPAELVVFERPAFGKRPHNQVVLVEGTAEFACEAVGDPQPAVRWRKEEGEMPLGRWEVLPDNTLRISRLQVEDEGTYTCLADNSVGRSEASGTLTVHVPPQLVTGPHDQAVTPGQSVTFQCQSKGNPPPAVFWQKEGSQTLLFPGQPPIPSSRVWVSPSGALTIVNVQPSDAGHYLCQAISVAGSVLARAGLEVTGAPTGLQPPVISLLPANRTVLPVGATVRLPCGVGAQDPPGSVGWLKDGSALVGVQPRASLLENGTLQITGLRVRDSGLYECVATSPAGETRWGSSLEVQGDESDLSLPSPALGLLPGPPSAPVVTNVTKSSVTLSWKGNEDSGATDVTSYIVEAFSQAAGGPWQTVAADVESETHTVSGLVPDSVYLFLVRAVNAYGLSDPSGVSEPVRTQDTNPTQQGLDPEQVQQELAQVAVHLQEPVVLPLGTVHLSWTVERQAPFLQGYRVLYRRRGGHWEEARTVWAPGERGALLTELRRGQDYEVKVRPYFHHLHGPDSAVRALRTPEAAPSAPPRAVSVAGNGTSVRISWQPPPPAEQNGVIRDYRIWCLGNESRFHINQSVEGTVLATELRGLVPGVPYRAEVAAATSAGVGARSAPVPIHIGETLIVTTCTHGWGMMGSPAAVLGMAPWHPAGVSLFPVSLAAPLVEQDAGPAGGSSLAEHLAEVARQPAFIAGVGGACWVVLAAFAAWLYSRRRRKKELSHFTASFAYTPTGKPIGAAGSQYGLSLPSPPSLSTVAFPAPVRSSPRAAAGGGYPWLVDAWRGGGTTSAAGCLGTTERYYNDAGITRYIAQTEQFGAGAAEGPVYSTIEVDSEELCTFPRPFSQYGTSYPGGGSQPMDAAAPQVPRGRAEHGAKAKLGQAVKPPVVSWTELLPPPPSASELSQCTQEEEKEEEEEDEEAAGGLGMEVWYPGEDIPCATAASSPTISSGCRSTATLTPSPRTTEDIPRLRDFDNSLLPRRTPHGASTPSQAPSPSVTPDASEGHPPRARCPPGTGKTRGVISKSRLKPKCSRYRREKQMGDLPPPPLPPPGETPGPSPELEPSGAERRVTHRPPRGDEVIPYSKTSCLPRGQVSGSCSTTGSISSRGSSSSRGHGSGRSRTPGDRGEGTGHCRRPGAPFPCPPQEKR, from the exons ATGCTGCGGTACCTGCTGAAGACGCTGCTGCAGATGAACCTGTTCGCCGACTCGCTGGGAGCCGACGGCTCCAACTCCTCCTCGCTCCTGCTCGGCATCAACCGCTCCATCGCCGCGCTCCACCTGCCCGATCTGGCCCCCGGTAACG GATCCCACCCTCAGCTGGAGGACACGGCTCCCCGCATCGTGGAGCACCCCACGGATGTCCTGGTGTCCAAGGGGGAACCGGCCACGCtgagctgcaaggccgaggggCGCCCGGCGCCGGTGGTGGAGTGGTACAAGGACGGGGAGCGGGTGGAGACGGACCGGGAGGATCCCCGCTCCCACCGCACCCTCCTCCCGGGGGGATCCCTCTTCTTCCTCCGAATCCTGCACGGGAGGCGGGGAAAGCCCGACGAGGGGGTTTATTTCTGCGTGGCCAGGAATTACCTGGGGGAGGCCACCAGCCGGAATGCTTCTCTGGAGGTGGCCG TGCTGCGGGACGATTTCCGACAGCCCCCCGGGGACGTGGTGGTGGCGGCGGGAGAACCGGccgtgctggagtgtgtcccgCCCCGCGGCCATCCCGAGCCCAGCATCTCTTGGAAGAAGAACGGGGTCCGGGTCAGCGACAAGGACGAGCACCTGACG ATCCGCGGTGGGAAGCTGATGGTGGCCAGTACTCACAAGAGCGATGCTGGCGTCTATGTCTGTGTGGCCACCAACGTGGTAGGGGAGAGGGACAGCGAGCCGGCCGAGCTGGTCGTCTTTG AGCGCCCAGCATTTGGCAAGAGGCCCCACAAccaggtggtgctggtggagggGACGGCGGAGTTCGCCTGCGAGGCGGTGGGGGATCCGCAGCCGGCGGTGCGCTGGCGCAAGGAGGAGGGTGAAATGCCGCTGGGAAG GTGGGAGGTGCTGCCAGACAACACCCTGCGGATCAGCCGGCTGCAGGTGGAGGATGAGGGCACCTACACCTGCCTGGCTGATAACAGTGTGGGCAGGTCGGAGGCGTCGGGCACCCTCACTGTGCACG TGCCCCCCCAGCTTGTCACCGGGCCCCACGACCAGGCTGTCACCCCCGGCCAGAGCGTGACTTTCCAGTGCCAGAGCAAGGGCAACCCACCGCCCGCTGTCTTTTGGCAGAAGGAGGGGAGCCAG ACCCTGCTGTTCCCGGGCCAGCCCCCGATCCCTTCCAGCCGTGTTTGGGTCAGTCCCAGTGGTGCTTTGACCATCGTCAACGTCCAGCCCAGTGATGCCGGCCACTACCTGTGCCAGGCTATCAGCGTGGCCGGCAGCGTCCTGGCCAGGGCAGGCCTGGAGGTGACGGGGG CACCCACTGGACTCCAGCCACCAGTGATCAGCCTGCTTCCCGCTAACCGGACAGTGCTGCCAGTGGGGGCCACAGTGCGGCTGCCTTGCGGCGTGGGGGCCCAAGACCCCCCAGGCAGCGTGGGGTGGCTGAAGGATGGCAGTGCCCTGGTAGGTGTCCAGCCCCGTGCCAGCCTGCTGGAGAACGGCACCCTGCAGATCACCGGCCTCCGG GTGAGAGACTCCGGGCTCTATGAGTGTGTGGCCACCAGCCCGGCGGGCGAGACACGCTGGGGCAGCTCCTTGGAGGTACAAG GTGATGAATCCGAcctctccctgccttcccctgcaCTCGGTCTCCTCCCTGGGCCACCCTCCGCCCCTGTGGTCACCAACGTTACCAAAAGCAGTGTCAccctgagctggaaagggaacGAAGACAGCGGTGCCACTGATGTCACCTCTTACATAGTGGAGGCTTTCAG ccaggcagcGGGTGGCCCATGGCAGACAGTGGCAGCCGATGTGGAGAGTGAGACCCACACAGTGAGCGGCCTCGTCCCCGACTCTGTCTACCTGTTTTTGGTGCGGGCAGTCAATGCCTACGGGCTCAGTGACCCCAGCGGCGTCTCGGAGCCTGTGCGCACCCAAG ACACCAACCCCACGCAGCAAGGGCTGGACCCTGAGCAGGTGCAGCAGGAGTTGGCGCAAGTGGCTGTGCACCTGCAGGAACCTGTGGTGCTGCCACTGGGCACTGTCCACCTCTCCTGGACC GTGGAGCGCCAAGCACCCTTCCTTCAGGGCTACCGGGTGCTGTACCGGCGGCGTGGTGGGCACTGGGAGGAGGCGCGGACCGTGTGGGCCCCAGGGGAGCGGGGAGCCCTGCTCACCGAGCTGCGCCGGGGCCAGGACTACGAGGTCAAGGTCCGACCCTATTTTCATCACCTCCATGGTCCCGACAGCGCTGTGCGTGCTCTGCGCACCCCTGAAGCAG CCCCCAGCGCCCCACCGCGAGCTGTCAGCGTGGCTGGGAATGGTACCAGTGTCCGCATCTCGTGGCAGCCACCACCGCCGGCAGAGCAGAATGGTGTCATCCGTGATTACCGG aTTTGGTGCTTGGGCAATGAGAGCCGCTTCCACATCAACCAGAGCGTGGAGGGCACGGTGCTGGCGACAGAGTTGCGGGGACTTGTCCCCGGGGTCCCTTACCGTGCTGAAGTTGCCGCTGCCACCAGTGCAGGTGTGGGTGCCCGCAGCGCCCCTGTTCCCATCCACATTGGTGAGACCCTCATTGTCACAACTTGCACCCATGGGTGGGGCATGATGGGGTCACCcgctgcagtgctggggatggcTCCTTGGCACCCCGCCGGTGTGTCCCTCTTTCCCGTGTCACTTGCAGCCCCCCTGGTGGAGCAAGATGCGGGGCCAGCAGGTGggagcagcttggctgagcaTTTAGCAGAGGTAGCCAGGCAGCCAGCCTTCATTGCTGGTGTTGGTGGTGCTTGCTGGGTCGTTCTCGCTGCCTTTGCTGCTTGGCTCTACAGCCGCCGCCGGAGGAAGAAGGAGCTCAGCCACTTCACTG CATCCTTTGCCTACACACCCACCGGTAAGCCCATAGGTGCTGCGGGGTCCCAGTATGGCCTCTCGCTGCCCTCACCCCCATCTCTCTCCACAGTCGCCTTCCCGGCTCCAGTGCGCAGCAGCCCCAG GGCAGCTGCCGGCGGTGGTTACCCGTGGCTGGTGGATGCGTGGCGTGGTGGCGGCACAACCAGTGCTGCCGGTTGCTTGGGGACCACTGAGAGATACTACAATG ATGCCGGCATCACTCGTTACATCGCCCAGACGGAGCAGtttggagcaggggctgctgagggGCCGGTTTACAGCACCATCGAGGTTGACAGTGAGGAGCTCTGCACCTTCCCCCGTCCCTTCTCACAGTATGGGACCTCCTATCCTGGGGGTGGTTCTCAGCCCATGGATGCTGCAGCCCCCCAGGTGCCCCGTGGCCGGGCTGAGCACG GGGCCAAAGCCAAGCTGGGGCAAGCAGTGAAACCGCCGGTGGTGAGCtggacagagctgctgcccccACCACCCTCAGCCAGTGAGCTCAGCCAGTGCacccaggaggaggagaaggaggaggaagaggaggatgaagaggcAGCCGGAGG GCTGGGGATGGAGGTGTGGTACCCTGGTGAGGACATcccctgtgccactgctgcATCCTCACCCACCATCTCCTCTGGCTGCCGTTCCACCGCCACGCTGACACCGTCACCTCGCACCACGGAGGACATCCCTCGCCTCCGCGACTTCGATAACTCCCTCCTGCCCCG GAGAACCCCCCATGGCGCCAGCACCCCCTCACAGGCACCCAGTCCCTCGGTGACTCCGGATGCCAGTGAGGGCCATCCACCCCGAGCCCGCTGCCCTCCTGGCACAG GGAAAACCCGCGGGGTGATCTCCAAAAGTCGCCTGAAGCCCAAATGCAGCCGCTACCGCCGGGAAAAGCAGATGGGAG acctgccgccgccgccgctgccgccgccagGCGAGACCCCCGGCCCCTCTCCGGAGCTGGAGCCAAGCGGGGCTGAGCGCAGGGTCACCCATCGCCCGCCCCGCGGCG ATGAGGTCATCCCCTACAGCAAAACCTCCTGCCTGCCCCGCGGGCAGGTGTCTGGCAGCTGCTCCACCACGGGCAGCATCTCGTCCCgcggctccagcagctcccgcGGCCACGGCTCGGGGCGCAGCCGGACGCCGGGGGACCGCGGCGAAGGGACCGGCCACTGCCGCCGCCCAGGGGCCCCGTTTCCCTGCCCGCCGCAGGAGAAGCGATAA